One window of Candidatus Acidulodesulfobacterium ferriphilum genomic DNA carries:
- a CDS encoding ubiquinone/menaquinone biosynthesis methyltransferase, with amino-acid sequence MSKKIFDMFSSIAGVYDIMGHLFSFGIDGLWREMTAGEALIEKDGYKILDVATGTGSIAIDIAKKAKKAKKQVEITAVDFNEDMLKIAEKKIDKRKINNIRVKTGDAMKLDEPDCYYDVVTAGFLLRNVDDTKVFAEELKRILKKTGKFILLGMGKPQNKLLNMFFKTYFSIIRLAGSLIDKRAYRWLTYSIMAFDRDKMLNILKDKGFKDLKIKNLPFHIAFIITGIKG; translated from the coding sequence ATGTCAAAAAAAATATTTGATATGTTTTCTTCCATTGCAGGCGTATATGATATTATGGGGCATTTATTCAGTTTCGGGATTGACGGATTATGGCGGGAAATGACCGCAGGAGAGGCTTTGATAGAAAAAGACGGCTATAAAATACTCGATGTGGCAACGGGCACCGGTTCTATTGCAATAGATATTGCCAAAAAGGCAAAAAAGGCAAAAAAACAGGTCGAAATTACGGCCGTGGATTTCAACGAAGATATGCTAAAGATAGCCGAAAAAAAAATCGATAAAAGAAAGATTAACAATATACGCGTTAAAACAGGGGATGCCATGAAACTTGACGAGCCCGATTGTTATTACGATGTCGTTACGGCAGGATTCTTACTCAGGAATGTCGATGATACGAAAGTTTTTGCGGAAGAGCTTAAAAGAATTTTAAAAAAAACCGGAAAATTTATATTGCTGGGAATGGGAAAGCCGCAAAACAAACTGTTAAATATGTTTTTTAAGACATACTTTTCTATTATAAGATTGGCCGGTTCCTTAATCGATAAGAGGGCATACCGCTGGCTTACATACAGCATAATGGCATTTGACAGGGATAAGATGTTAAACATATTAAAAGACAAAGGGTTTAAGGATTTAAAAATTAAAAACCTGCCGTTTCATATCGCTTTTATAATAACGGGTATAAAGGGTTAA
- a CDS encoding DNA-3-methyladenine glycosylase — protein MNLLNRTFFTGDNVETIARELLGKFLFTDTFESGLTGGIITEVEAYLGTKDMASHAYNGRRSNRNESLYKDGGIAYVHLCYGIHKMFNIVTNKAGIPQGVLIRGLIPVYGIDIIRERRGGGSFKSFKQDNNLAIGPGNLTKALGIEMRHNGVLVCPDDAVKNGGNLDLEIFIEDRGIKVDENMIITSPRVGVDYAGEWAKKPLRFHLDERLKFIEPAK, from the coding sequence ATGAATTTGCTAAACAGAACCTTTTTTACCGGAGATAATGTCGAAACGATAGCGCGGGAACTTTTGGGCAAGTTTTTATTTACCGATACCTTTGAAAGCGGTCTTACAGGGGGGATAATTACGGAGGTAGAGGCTTATTTGGGAACAAAAGATATGGCATCCCACGCTTATAACGGCCGCCGTTCCAACAGAAACGAATCTTTATATAAAGACGGAGGAATAGCTTATGTCCATTTGTGCTATGGAATCCACAAGATGTTTAATATCGTAACTAATAAAGCGGGCATTCCGCAGGGGGTTTTGATAAGGGGGCTAATCCCCGTTTACGGGATCGATATTATAAGGGAAAGGAGGGGCGGCGGCAGTTTTAAATCTTTTAAACAGGATAACAATTTGGCTATAGGGCCGGGCAATTTAACCAAAGCTCTTGGAATCGAAATGAGGCATAACGGTGTGTTAGTCTGTCCGGATGACGCCGTAAAAAACGGGGGCAATTTGGATTTAGAAATTTTTATCGAGGATAGAGGCATAAAAGTTGACGAAAATATGATAATTACGAGTCCGCGCGTAGGGGTTGATTATGCCGGAGAATGGGCAAAAAAGCCTTTAAGGTTTCATCTGGACGAAAGATTAAAATTTATTGAACCGGCCAAATAG
- a CDS encoding TetR/AcrR family transcriptional regulator: protein MLKRSEILDAAYNLLLKKGYEDTSIQDIIDKINATKGCLYYHFKSKRDIAVAVIQEIIMPAYINTWGGVYKAKDPIGEICFVVDKVYDQKAKEIAQTGCPVGNLVLELSSKDKVLSKHINEIMILWQSFIEKAIEAAKTSGIIGQDLNAKNISGFVVGSFEGCIMLSKSSHSKAVLEDCFSTLKDYLNSLRVNNP, encoded by the coding sequence TTGTTAAAAAGAAGTGAGATTTTGGATGCCGCATATAACTTGCTGCTTAAGAAGGGTTACGAGGATACGAGCATTCAGGATATAATAGACAAAATAAACGCCACTAAAGGCTGCTTATATTACCATTTTAAGTCAAAAAGAGACATTGCCGTTGCCGTAATTCAAGAGATAATAATGCCAGCGTATATAAATACATGGGGCGGCGTATATAAAGCTAAGGATCCCATCGGCGAGATTTGTTTTGTCGTCGATAAGGTTTATGACCAAAAGGCAAAGGAGATTGCCCAAACTGGATGTCCCGTCGGAAACCTTGTGCTTGAACTTTCGTCCAAGGATAAAGTTCTATCAAAACATATAAACGAAATAATGATTTTATGGCAATCCTTTATTGAAAAAGCCATCGAAGCCGCTAAAACTTCCGGTATAATCGGACAGGATTTAAATGCAAAAAACATATCAGGTTTCGTGGTAGGTTCGTTCGAAGGTTGCATTATGCTTTCAAAATCTTCCCACAGCAAAGCAGTTTTAGAGGATTGTTTTTCCACGCTGAAAGATTATCTTAATTCTTTAAGAGTCAATAACCCATAA
- a CDS encoding Hsp20/alpha crystallin family protein: protein MANVSIWDPVSNIRSDFEKLFSDFFPTSVKRIWGEPGLMEPAVDVLEKEDMIIVKAELPGISKDEVKIEAHENKLILRGKHKTEKEEKKEDYYRKEIECGSFYRSIELPSDVDASSAKASMKDGILEVTLKKAAEAKPIAIEVK from the coding sequence ATGGCTAATGTTTCTATTTGGGATCCTGTCAGCAACATTAGAAGCGATTTTGAAAAGTTATTTTCGGATTTTTTTCCGACAAGCGTCAAAAGAATATGGGGTGAGCCCGGGCTAATGGAGCCGGCCGTCGATGTATTAGAAAAGGAAGACATGATAATCGTAAAAGCCGAGCTTCCCGGAATCTCGAAAGACGAGGTTAAAATTGAGGCTCACGAAAATAAACTCATATTAAGAGGCAAGCATAAGACGGAAAAAGAAGAGAAGAAAGAAGACTATTACAGGAAGGAAATTGAATGCGGCTCATTTTATAGAAGTATCGAGCTTCCTTCCGATGTTGATGCATCTTCGGCAAAAGCATCTATGAAGGACGGCATTCTGGAAGTTACCCTGAAGAAAGCAGCCGAGGCAAAGCCTATCGCTATAGAAGTTAAATAA
- a CDS encoding 1-phosphofructokinase family hexose kinase, giving the protein MPCFLISRYNCIYYIIRRCFLDNIAVLSLNPALDVSYKIQKLVDDEKVHSFETRFDPGGNGINVARALKKLKIKASTCCVLAGEIGKLISNILTEELDDPHFIWENGETRINCVIQQSDPVSQYEINGMGPVMDFSVLDRLEEDLYMYSKNGLAVLTGSSPLNITYNIYYILCTRLKNAGIKCLVDADGALLSSAVKAKPFIIKPNIHELERLVKRKLTSNFEIASVALDLHNFGIEYVFVSLGYKGAIVASNEGVFYAAAPAVSVVSRVGAGDSMVGAILSVIVKGGSSAEALKLGIACGSATVQMPGTELFTMELADKLSGAINIEKIDI; this is encoded by the coding sequence ATGCCATGTTTCTTAATATCCAGGTATAATTGTATTTATTATATTATAAGGAGATGCTTTTTGGATAACATTGCGGTTTTATCGCTTAATCCTGCCTTGGATGTATCGTATAAAATTCAAAAGTTAGTTGACGACGAAAAGGTCCATTCGTTTGAAACGAGGTTTGATCCGGGCGGAAACGGAATAAATGTCGCGCGGGCGCTCAAAAAGCTTAAAATAAAAGCTTCCACATGCTGCGTTTTGGCGGGAGAAATCGGCAAGCTGATTTCGAACATTCTTACGGAAGAGTTAGACGACCCTCATTTTATATGGGAAAATGGTGAAACAAGGATAAACTGCGTGATTCAGCAAAGCGATCCCGTCTCTCAATACGAAATAAACGGTATGGGTCCCGTTATGGATTTTTCCGTTCTCGACAGGCTGGAAGAAGACCTTTATATGTACTCCAAGAATGGTCTCGCCGTGCTTACGGGATCGTCTCCGCTAAATATCACTTACAATATATATTATATATTATGCACCCGCCTGAAAAATGCAGGCATAAAATGCCTTGTTGACGCCGACGGGGCATTATTAAGCAGCGCCGTCAAGGCGAAGCCTTTCATAATTAAGCCTAATATACATGAACTTGAAAGATTGGTAAAAAGAAAATTAACTTCAAATTTTGAAATTGCTTCCGTAGCTTTAGACCTTCATAATTTTGGTATCGAATATGTATTTGTATCCCTCGGCTACAAAGGGGCTATAGTCGCGTCGAATGAAGGGGTTTTTTACGCGGCGGCTCCCGCGGTTTCCGTAGTTTCGAGAGTCGGGGCGGGCGATTCGATGGTTGGAGCGATTTTAAGCGTGATTGTAAAAGGGGGAAGTTCGGCAGAAGCTTTAAAGCTTGGGATTGCCTGCGGATCCGCAACCGTTCAAATGCCCGGAACGGAGCTTTTTACAATGGAATTAGCGGATAAACTATCGGGTGCTATTAATATAGAAAAGATAGATATTTAA
- a CDS encoding glycosyltransferase: MKILHIISSRGWGGAENSAIYLAKKQIEKGHKSVFFIHSLNKKMRFLLENNGVPYYKVFDPERKNVFAIKRMIDICKKENIDVIHTHLGTGNYIGVLAGNYLGIPVLSTINIFSGYPYYALANKLCFSSAALKDYFVKYFSDEEYKNYKPAYIEKIINNIFGFKYSPKGIGEIEGKMDISFERIDEGGFIDYSHTANVNDDETFYNRFKNFFNIGITGRVTEQKGQIYFVKAAELLLKEKNSDVLRHSKPLMFHIVGSGNDEKKLKKMVRKIGIESSFMFWGYQSDVRKFVSMFDIAVSCSLNEPLGINNMEYMFMKKPCIATNAGGIPEVYGDTNIIIPPKDEVRLKEAVETYISSPKYMEEEAFKGFERANRLFRSDISVNKIISMYEDIIERPPVVTKI; encoded by the coding sequence ATGAAAATCCTTCATATAATTTCCTCAAGGGGCTGGGGCGGGGCTGAAAACAGCGCTATTTACCTTGCAAAAAAGCAGATAGAAAAGGGGCATAAGTCGGTCTTTTTTATTCATTCATTAAACAAAAAAATGAGATTTTTATTGGAAAATAACGGCGTGCCTTATTATAAGGTATTCGACCCCGAGAGAAAAAATGTTTTTGCGATAAAAAGAATGATAGACATATGCAAAAAGGAAAATATAGATGTTATACATACGCATTTGGGAACAGGAAATTATATTGGCGTATTAGCGGGCAATTATCTCGGCATACCTGTTTTAAGCACAATTAACATATTTAGCGGTTATCCATACTATGCGTTGGCGAACAAATTATGTTTTTCGAGCGCCGCTTTAAAAGATTATTTCGTTAAATATTTTTCCGATGAAGAATATAAAAATTATAAGCCGGCTTATATCGAAAAAATAATAAATAATATTTTCGGATTCAAATATAGCCCGAAAGGTATAGGCGAAATTGAAGGCAAGATGGACATATCCTTCGAGAGGATAGATGAAGGCGGGTTTATAGATTATAGCCATACCGCAAATGTAAATGACGATGAAACTTTTTATAACAGGTTTAAAAATTTTTTTAATATTGGAATTACCGGACGGGTAACGGAGCAAAAAGGGCAGATTTATTTCGTAAAGGCCGCGGAACTTTTGTTAAAGGAGAAAAATTCGGATGTCCTGCGGCATTCAAAGCCTTTGATGTTTCATATCGTCGGCAGCGGGAATGATGAAAAAAAATTAAAGAAGATGGTAAGAAAAATCGGGATTGAAAGCAGTTTTATGTTCTGGGGTTATCAAAGCGATGTAAGAAAATTCGTAAGCATGTTCGATATTGCCGTTTCTTGTTCGCTAAACGAGCCGCTCGGCATTAATAATATGGAGTATATGTTTATGAAAAAGCCGTGCATCGCGACAAACGCGGGCGGTATTCCCGAGGTTTACGGCGATACGAATATTATAATTCCTCCAAAAGATGAGGTAAGACTCAAAGAAGCCGTAGAAACCTATATCTCCAGTCCAAAATATATGGAGGAAGAGGCGTTTAAAGGCTTTGAGAGGGCAAACAGGCTTTTCAGGTCGGACATTTCGGTAAATAAGATTATAAGTATGTATGAAGATATAATTGAAAGACCTCCGGTTGTAACAAAAATTTAA
- a CDS encoding MFS transporter, producing MLDKVDEVDLVRHHFRTMFTAGMGFFTDAYDLFIIGVVIALLTPIWHLDTSEIALLGSSSLIAAAVGAYLFGRLADIFGRKAIYGLEVIILTIGAIGSAFSQDITQLIIWRIVLGLGIGGDYPISAIIMSEYANRKDRGKLVSMVFSLQGIGLIAGPMAAILILMMGVPHDAAWRILLALGAIPAASVIYLRRKIKETPYYSLNVKGDTNNTVAAINDITGTKIKVDDNKHSNGNGVKLKTKWHDLFKYPNNLRLLGTAGSWFLLDWAFYGNSISWPLVMKSVIPNATFIQGLALSTIVFVVFAAPFYWLAAFSMDKLGRKFIQILGFLGMAICYLIISLTSFAGYMLIPAMFVMIFGLSYVFTEFGPNVTTFVYPSEVFPTPVRGFGDGISAGTGKFGAFLGTLLFPFLMMTIKVQGTFMVLVIISFLGAILTAFALPEPKEQSLRVVSEEEKYAEADNSAVPHKA from the coding sequence CTGTTAGACAAGGTTGATGAGGTTGACCTTGTTCGCCATCATTTTAGGACGATGTTTACGGCGGGGATGGGATTTTTTACCGACGCGTATGACCTTTTCATTATCGGCGTAGTTATTGCGCTTTTAACGCCGATATGGCATCTTGACACATCCGAAATTGCGTTGCTCGGCAGTTCGTCGCTTATTGCGGCAGCCGTCGGGGCGTACTTATTTGGAAGATTAGCCGATATTTTTGGGAGAAAGGCAATTTATGGATTAGAGGTTATCATTCTGACGATAGGGGCAATAGGTTCCGCATTCTCACAGGATATTACCCAGCTTATAATCTGGAGGATTGTTTTGGGTTTGGGCATCGGCGGGGATTATCCTATAAGCGCAATAATTATGAGCGAATACGCAAATAGAAAGGACAGGGGCAAGCTCGTGTCTATGGTATTTTCTCTTCAAGGCATCGGTTTGATTGCCGGTCCTATGGCCGCCATACTTATTTTGATGATGGGAGTTCCGCATGATGCTGCGTGGAGAATTCTTTTGGCGCTCGGTGCAATTCCTGCGGCAAGCGTTATATATTTAAGAAGAAAAATTAAAGAAACCCCCTATTATAGCCTTAATGTCAAAGGAGATACTAATAATACCGTTGCGGCCATCAATGATATTACCGGAACTAAAATTAAAGTTGACGACAATAAGCATAGCAATGGAAACGGGGTAAAATTAAAAACAAAATGGCATGATTTATTTAAATACCCGAACAACTTGAGGCTGCTTGGAACCGCTGGAAGTTGGTTTTTATTAGATTGGGCATTTTATGGAAATTCTATAAGCTGGCCGTTAGTGATGAAATCCGTCATTCCAAATGCAACCTTTATTCAGGGTCTGGCGTTATCTACCATTGTGTTTGTGGTATTTGCGGCCCCATTTTATTGGCTTGCGGCTTTTAGCATGGATAAGCTTGGAAGAAAATTTATTCAGATACTTGGTTTTCTCGGTATGGCAATATGTTATTTAATAATTTCTTTGACAAGTTTTGCCGGTTATATGCTTATCCCGGCCATGTTCGTAATGATATTTGGCTTAAGCTATGTTTTTACTGAATTCGGACCTAATGTGACGACATTTGTTTATCCGTCAGAGGTTTTTCCCACTCCTGTCAGGGGTTTTGGCGATGGAATATCCGCGGGAACAGGAAAATTTGGAGCATTTCTCGGGACCCTTTTGTTTCCGTTTTTAATGATGACCATAAAAGTCCAGGGAACATTTATGGTTCTTGTCATAATATCTTTTCTGGGGGCGATTTTGACAGCCTTTGCTTTGCCTGAGCCGAAAGAACAATCTTTAAGGGTTGTCAGCGAAGAAGAAAAATACGCTGAAGCAGATAATTCGGCAGTTCCCCATAAAGCTTGA
- a CDS encoding PHP domain-containing protein, which translates to MNSLKINQALYSKADTHIHTSYSDGTSSPEDIVEAAAGKLRVIAITDHNRIKGALKAKEYALRNNFLEVDVIVGEEVSTKNGHVIGLFLEKKVIPGKTAMETIDEIHMQGGLAIAPHPFYFVSYAEKGHKPIRKMLMDLDFDAIEVINNSSTFSIVSNAVTSLVNVSIGLAQLGVSDAHTREFIGKGYTRFTGKSALDLKNQIKEKRVTAHFSHYSLPELKLNTLQTFKSLYLYLLNKREKA; encoded by the coding sequence ATGAATTCTTTAAAAATAAATCAGGCGCTTTATTCAAAAGCCGATACGCACATTCATACGAGTTATAGCGACGGGACGAGTTCCCCCGAGGACATCGTAGAAGCCGCCGCAGGAAAGCTTCGGGTAATTGCTATCACTGACCATAACAGGATTAAGGGGGCGCTTAAGGCAAAGGAATATGCCCTAAGGAACAACTTTCTCGAGGTGGATGTTATAGTCGGAGAAGAGGTTTCGACAAAAAACGGACATGTTATAGGTCTTTTTTTAGAAAAAAAGGTTATTCCGGGTAAAACGGCTATGGAAACTATAGATGAAATACATATGCAGGGTGGGTTGGCGATTGCCCCTCACCCTTTTTATTTTGTATCTTACGCCGAAAAGGGGCATAAGCCCATAAGAAAAATGTTAATGGATTTGGATTTTGATGCAATAGAGGTTATTAATAATTCAAGCACATTTTCGATTGTTTCCAATGCCGTAACTTCTTTGGTAAATGTTTCGATAGGGCTTGCGCAGTTAGGGGTTAGCGATGCGCATACGCGTGAATTTATCGGCAAAGGATATACAAGATTTACCGGTAAATCAGCCTTAGATTTAAAAAACCAGATTAAAGAAAAAAGGGTAACCGCTCATTTCAGCCATTATTCTTTGCCTGAACTAAAGCTTAACACTTTGCAGACATTTAAATCGCTGTATCTTTATTTGCTCAATAAAAGGGAAAAGGCTTAA
- a CDS encoding potassium-transporting ATPase subunit F produces MIENTILLIILAIVLAYLFYVLIYPDKF; encoded by the coding sequence ATGATCGAAAATACTATTCTTTTAATAATCTTGGCAATCGTGTTAGCGTATCTTTTTTATGTTCTTATTTATCCTGATAAATTTTAA
- the kdpA gene encoding potassium-transporting ATPase subunit KdpA has protein sequence MTATGILQIIIVLSAIILAAVPLSKYMAHIFNGETTFLDKIINPIENITFKFLKVNEKEQMDWIGYLKAGLIINFFMLAIVFLVLRFQNYLPFNQMHYKGITWPLDFNTAISFITNTNWQNYAGEETLSNFSQMSLVFLQFTSAATGLVFLIAFIRGLIRTQAKNVGNFYIDFTKTVYRIFIPLAVIFAIVMLFLGSPQTFTMQKGVVNMTGAKQYLSMGPVASMVSIENLGTNGGGFYNANAAQPYENPSPFTNALIIFMMSVIPVAIFFMYGIMIGNKKHALTLFLVALTLLTVCIFAVYHQEAAGNPFMAKLGADVKVSKYNPGGNMTGKEEHIGIAQSSLFASATTAFTTGNVNSAHDSYMPLSVMVLLGEMMLNLIFGGKGVGLLNMLTMVIIGVFIAGLMVGRTPEFLGKKIEAKEVKLATLAMFAHAFIIIVPFAVALSIPAGLAGAFNPGPHGFSEILYAFTSTVANNGSAMAGFSGNTLFYNIILGLTIFFGRYVPIICQVAIAGSLIKKKSTPESLGTFPAHGLLFYSVVMGTIILIGALTFFPALALGPIAEHFALMEGHLF, from the coding sequence ATGACTGCTACGGGTATATTGCAAATTATTATCGTACTTTCGGCGATAATTTTGGCTGCCGTTCCTTTAAGTAAATATATGGCGCATATTTTTAACGGGGAAACAACCTTTTTAGATAAGATAATAAATCCAATAGAAAATATTACATTTAAATTTCTTAAAGTAAATGAAAAAGAACAAATGGACTGGATAGGTTACCTAAAGGCAGGGCTGATTATCAATTTTTTTATGCTTGCAATTGTTTTTCTCGTACTAAGGTTTCAAAATTATCTTCCGTTTAACCAGATGCATTATAAAGGCATTACATGGCCGCTCGATTTTAATACTGCTATAAGCTTTATTACCAATACTAATTGGCAAAATTATGCAGGCGAAGAGACCCTGTCAAATTTTTCGCAGATGTCTTTAGTATTTTTACAGTTCACATCTGCCGCAACAGGGCTTGTTTTTTTAATAGCGTTTATAAGAGGATTAATAAGGACGCAGGCAAAAAATGTCGGCAATTTTTATATAGATTTTACAAAAACCGTCTATAGAATTTTTATTCCCTTAGCCGTTATCTTTGCCATAGTTATGCTTTTTCTGGGTTCCCCCCAGACCTTTACGATGCAAAAGGGCGTGGTTAATATGACGGGGGCAAAGCAGTATCTTTCCATGGGTCCTGTCGCCTCGATGGTTTCCATCGAAAACCTCGGAACTAACGGAGGAGGTTTTTACAATGCAAACGCGGCACAGCCTTACGAAAATCCAAGCCCTTTTACTAACGCCCTGATAATATTTATGATGAGCGTTATTCCTGTGGCGATTTTTTTTATGTACGGGATAATGATAGGCAACAAAAAGCATGCCTTGACCCTGTTCCTTGTCGCTCTCACACTTTTGACGGTATGTATATTTGCCGTATATCATCAAGAAGCCGCCGGCAATCCTTTTATGGCAAAATTAGGAGCCGACGTTAAAGTCTCAAAGTATAACCCGGGCGGAAATATGACAGGCAAAGAGGAACATATCGGCATTGCGCAAAGTTCCTTATTTGCATCGGCCACCACGGCATTTACCACCGGAAATGTGAACAGCGCTCATGACAGCTATATGCCGCTATCCGTTATGGTTCTTTTAGGCGAAATGATGTTAAATCTTATATTTGGAGGAAAAGGGGTCGGTTTATTAAATATGCTGACCATGGTTATTATCGGCGTATTCATTGCAGGCCTTATGGTTGGAAGAACGCCTGAGTTTCTGGGGAAAAAAATAGAGGCAAAAGAGGTTAAACTTGCAACTTTAGCTATGTTTGCCCATGCTTTTATAATAATAGTTCCTTTTGCCGTTGCCCTTTCGATTCCCGCAGGTTTAGCAGGAGCATTTAACCCTGGTCCGCATGGATTCAGCGAAATTTTATACGCCTTTACTTCTACGGTTGCAAACAACGGCTCGGCAATGGCCGGGTTTAGCGGAAACACGCTTTTTTACAATATAATTTTGGGTCTTACGATATTTTTTGGAAGATATGTCCCGATAATCTGCCAGGTGGCAATAGCAGGTTCTTTAATTAAAAAGAAAAGCACTCCCGAATCTTTGGGAACATTTCCTGCCCATGGGCTGCTTTTTTATTCGGTTGTAATGGGGACAATAATTTTAATCGGGGCATTAACATTTTTTCCGGCCCTTGCTTTAGGTCCTATTGCCGAGCATTTTGCGCTTATGGAAGGACATCTTTTTTAA
- a CDS encoding potassium-transporting ATPase subunit C, which translates to MLNDFLKSIKLAVWLFILCSVVYTFFIWGIGKIFFPFQAGGSIIYKNSKPIGSLLIGEKFNSPYLFNSRPSSAGIGYQADASSASNYGPTNKDYIDAVKKRIKRFLSENPTVKKGEIPVDLVTGSGSGLDPFISVLGALTQITRISKLTGINRNRLRELVESNISYRDFGIFGTPGVNTVKLNLKLASLLKSVNPKIYDKVFRGLVNTGNKN; encoded by the coding sequence ATGTTAAACGATTTTTTGAAGTCGATAAAATTAGCTGTCTGGTTATTTATATTATGCTCCGTTGTGTACACATTTTTTATATGGGGCATAGGGAAGATTTTTTTTCCGTTTCAGGCGGGGGGGAGTATAATCTATAAAAATTCTAAGCCTATAGGCTCTTTATTAATCGGCGAGAAATTTAACTCGCCGTATCTATTTAATTCCAGACCGTCGAGCGCAGGCATAGGCTACCAGGCCGATGCGTCATCGGCTTCCAACTATGGACCGACGAATAAGGATTATATCGATGCCGTCAAGAAAAGGATTAAAAGGTTCTTGTCGGAAAATCCAACCGTCAAAAAGGGCGAAATTCCAGTTGATTTAGTAACAGGTTCCGGTTCAGGGTTAGATCCGTTTATCTCCGTCCTTGGCGCCCTTACGCAGATTACAAGGATTTCGAAACTAACGGGAATTAATCGAAACAGGCTAAGGGAACTTGTAGAAAGCAATATATCTTATAGAGATTTCGGGATATTTGGAACGCCGGGAGTAAATACGGTAAAACTAAATTTAAAATTAGCTTCATTATTAAAAAGTGTTAACCCAAAGATTTACGATAAGGTTTTTAGAGGGCTTGTAAATACCGGAAATAAAAATTAG